The following proteins come from a genomic window of Geminicoccaceae bacterium SCSIO 64248:
- a CDS encoding lysylphosphatidylglycerol synthase transmembrane domain-containing protein yields the protein MAERNWDEGPGVARSVRRAERWVIGSAVLSVLVFAGVAITAGGPGVWRSIAGLDVMAICVLLSLSLVNYGMRVLRWLVFSQRLDIRVPAGPAGLYYVAGFAMTVTPGKLGEALRLWLLNRGHGYRYERTTVLLVADRLSDAGAMALMCLAGLSAFTGYAWTALVGGGAILAATGLFLRPALLLALVEWLFGKLGRWPRLFARIRLALRHSGRLASFPVYGGTLALAVVGWLAEAVALWWLLDALGAPISLAQAVFVFAFAMIAGAAAMLPGGLGGTEVGMVGLLIAIGIDLDVAIAATAIIRATTLWFAVGLGFLALPFALRMVGRPAGIVTGRA from the coding sequence ATGGCTGAGCGCAACTGGGACGAAGGGCCTGGCGTCGCGCGCAGCGTCCGGCGCGCCGAGCGCTGGGTGATCGGCAGCGCGGTCCTCTCGGTGCTGGTCTTCGCCGGGGTCGCGATCACCGCGGGCGGACCCGGGGTCTGGCGCTCGATCGCCGGCCTGGACGTCATGGCGATTTGCGTCCTGCTCAGCCTGTCGCTGGTCAATTACGGCATGCGCGTGCTGCGCTGGCTCGTCTTCAGCCAGCGGCTCGACATCCGGGTTCCGGCCGGCCCGGCCGGCCTCTATTACGTCGCCGGGTTCGCCATGACCGTCACGCCGGGCAAGCTCGGCGAGGCGTTGCGGCTCTGGCTGCTCAATCGCGGCCACGGCTATCGGTACGAGCGGACGACCGTGCTGCTCGTCGCCGACCGGCTGAGCGACGCCGGCGCCATGGCGCTGATGTGCCTGGCCGGCCTCTCGGCCTTCACGGGCTATGCCTGGACCGCCCTTGTCGGCGGCGGCGCCATCCTGGCCGCGACCGGCCTGTTCCTGCGGCCGGCCTTGCTCCTGGCGCTGGTCGAATGGCTGTTCGGCAAGCTCGGCCGCTGGCCGCGCCTGTTCGCGCGCATCCGCCTCGCCTTGCGCCACAGCGGACGGCTCGCCAGCTTCCCCGTCTATGGCGGCACGCTCGCCCTCGCGGTGGTCGGCTGGCTGGCCGAGGCGGTCGCCCTCTGGTGGCTCCTGGACGCGCTGGGGGCGCCGATCAGCCTTGCCCAGGCGGTGTTCGTCTTCGCGTTCGCCATGATCGCCGGCGCGGCGGCCATGCTGCCGGGCGGTCTGGGCGGCACGGAGGTCGGCATGGTCGGCCTGCTGATCGCGATCGGCATCGATCTCGACGTCGCGATCGCCGCGACCGCGATCATCCGCGCCACGACGCTCTGGTTCGCGGTCGGCCTCGGCTTTCTGGCCCTGCCGTTCGCCCTGCGCATGGTCGGCCGGCCCGCCGGCATCGTCACCGGGCGCGCCTGA
- a CDS encoding MurR/RpiR family transcriptional regulator yields the protein MPDLTDETDDDEATAGGPVPAAYEAPPSYGQLHDAIAARQDTLSARLRQIAVFALAEPNTIAQDTVKTIALQIGVPPSAVIRFAKAFGFEGFSDMQRVFQTRLLDQGPSYRARLRIMEAHAPSDGHTILGHFVEAGKSALDHLREDIASGPFERTIELMNDAEIVHVMAQRRAFPVAAHLAYSLAHLGRRARLIDGLGGMTFQQAMTMTTGDVLLAVSFAPYAPDTLDIVRMAGQGGVPVIAITDTPSSPLTPLATVALEVRDVNVQSFRSLTAPMCLATSLVVALGRRGERSRSRRRR from the coding sequence ATGCCCGACCTGACCGATGAAACCGACGACGACGAGGCGACGGCCGGCGGGCCGGTCCCGGCGGCGTACGAGGCGCCGCCCAGCTACGGCCAACTGCATGACGCCATCGCCGCGCGCCAGGACACGCTGAGCGCGCGGCTGCGCCAGATCGCCGTCTTCGCCCTTGCGGAGCCGAACACCATCGCGCAGGACACCGTCAAGACGATCGCCCTGCAGATCGGCGTGCCGCCCTCCGCGGTGATCCGCTTCGCCAAGGCTTTCGGCTTCGAGGGCTTCAGCGACATGCAGCGGGTCTTCCAGACCCGCCTTCTCGACCAGGGACCGAGCTACAGGGCACGCCTGCGGATCATGGAGGCCCATGCGCCCTCCGACGGCCACACGATCCTCGGCCACTTCGTCGAGGCCGGCAAGAGCGCGCTCGACCATCTGCGCGAGGACATCGCTTCCGGACCGTTCGAACGCACGATCGAGCTGATGAACGACGCCGAGATCGTGCACGTCATGGCGCAGCGGAGGGCCTTCCCGGTCGCCGCCCATCTCGCGTACAGCCTGGCGCATCTCGGCCGGCGCGCGCGCCTGATCGACGGGCTCGGCGGCATGACCTTCCAGCAGGCCATGACCATGACCACGGGCGACGTCCTGCTCGCCGTCAGCTTCGCGCCCTACGCGCCCGACACGCTCGACATCGTGCGCATGGCCGGCCAGGGCGGCGTCCCGGTCATCGCCATCACCGACACGCCGTCCAGCCCCCTGACGCCGCTGGCGACGGTCGCGCTCGAGGTCCGCGACGTCAACGTGCAGTCGTTCCGCTCGCTGACCGCCCCCATGTGCCTCGCCACCAGCCTGGTCGTGGCCCTCGGCCGTCGCGGCGAGAGGTCGCGGAGCCGACGTCGGCGATGA
- a CDS encoding OmpA family protein, with product MPARRHAHAYLSITTIRVLASTALVLGLPSQGQADQPARPSVESHVAVNLSTDETAGEASAGTAARLAERERRIGDLQIRLIEALQAKAALERRQSAHDVAARLEATPALIAPARGDPIARIAALTGRIAERDRAFAALSERAGGLRLGLDDAEIMMTGLRDALVRSRHEADDLRAERDRLQARLAARPVAAVSPEQGGELRGQLADARAKLEALSRERDVLIAAQAMFETAELTGEPVLGVDAKQRLDLERRLASAEGERDALRSELAALRQPGDVPATAMPDRAAPDPDLVAKMAPAPDSPPAVETVAFRDERPAEPSAGTLGASTDRIDFAKNSAELRPGNEAAIDALAAFVLEHPDRPVLVRGHTDSYGDAAYNRRLSARRAETIKRILVDRYGLAPERISVEGMGASQPVAGNETADGRRRNRRVEVLLPEVVLPSG from the coding sequence ATGCCGGCACGACGTCACGCACATGCTTATCTCAGCATCACGACAATCCGCGTCCTCGCGTCGACCGCCCTGGTCCTCGGCCTGCCATCGCAGGGACAGGCCGACCAACCCGCGCGTCCGAGCGTAGAATCACACGTCGCGGTCAATCTGTCCACAGACGAGACGGCAGGCGAAGCGTCGGCAGGCACGGCCGCGCGGCTCGCCGAACGCGAGCGCCGCATCGGCGATCTTCAGATCCGGCTGATCGAAGCGCTTCAGGCCAAGGCCGCGCTCGAGCGGCGTCAGTCGGCGCACGACGTGGCCGCGCGCCTCGAGGCGACGCCGGCGCTCATCGCACCGGCACGGGGCGATCCGATCGCACGAATCGCGGCGCTGACCGGCCGGATCGCCGAGCGCGACCGCGCGTTCGCAGCGCTTTCGGAACGTGCGGGCGGGCTTCGGCTCGGCCTGGACGATGCCGAGATCATGATGACCGGCTTGCGCGACGCCCTTGTCCGCTCGCGGCACGAGGCCGACGACCTTCGGGCCGAGCGTGACCGGCTGCAGGCGCGTCTGGCGGCTCGGCCGGTCGCCGCCGTGTCGCCGGAGCAAGGCGGCGAGCTGCGCGGCCAGCTCGCGGACGCCCGCGCCAAGCTGGAGGCGTTGAGCCGCGAGCGCGACGTCCTGATCGCGGCGCAAGCCATGTTCGAAACCGCCGAGCTCACGGGCGAGCCTGTCTTGGGCGTCGACGCCAAGCAGCGCCTCGACCTCGAACGGCGCCTGGCGTCGGCCGAAGGCGAGCGCGACGCCCTCCGCTCGGAGCTCGCCGCGCTGCGGCAGCCGGGCGACGTCCCGGCAACGGCCATGCCCGATCGCGCCGCGCCCGATCCGGACCTCGTCGCCAAGATGGCCCCGGCTCCGGACTCGCCGCCCGCGGTGGAGACCGTGGCCTTCCGCGACGAACGGCCCGCCGAGCCGTCGGCCGGCACGCTCGGCGCCAGCACCGACCGCATCGACTTCGCCAAGAACAGCGCGGAGCTCCGGCCGGGCAACGAGGCGGCGATCGATGCGTTGGCGGCGTTCGTCCTCGAGCACCCCGACCGCCCGGTCCTGGTCCGCGGCCACACCGACAGCTACGGCGACGCCGCCTACAACCGGCGTCTTTCCGCCCGGCGCGCCGAGACGATCAAGCGGATCCTGGTCGACCGCTACGGCCTCGCCCCGGAGCGGATCTCGGTCGAGGGCATGGGCGCGAGCCAGCCGGTCGCCGGCAACGAAACCGCCGACGGACGGCGCCGCAACCGGCGCGTCGAGGTTCTGCTTCCGGAGGTTGTTCTACCCTCCGGCTAA
- a CDS encoding OmpA family protein — MTGTRTLLLGLSTALLTIALPAAPVVLAQTQPPANQPTPAPEAAPAPEPAPPAAPAPEPEPAQAATPAGPSVEDLQARIAELEGQVKQLNSALAGSADEARSQARTAEDRIAELERQAQGMRAEATQFEQRQAELEAQLSGQESSLTEARATAERQEGELRQTQEELTSARAEVEQAAADVARLQETVRTTESDRDAARGELEQARTEIEQSRAETARLNASLQTVQDERDRLNAQSEATGNELQQALAAIDTAKADAAQHATTLASLEGEKEKTSADLSSAQSELERARQQLASLESERDTLAASRDTLAGQRDLIAALDQAGITTIRTQDQLRLIVPGAFLFTSDSADLEPAAESALQSVAQFVSTLPDRTLRVIGHSDALGDPAYNVDLSERRAATVRSFLAGAAQIDPEQVEVEGRGSAEPIANNRTRDGRAANRRVEIIATR; from the coding sequence ATGACCGGGACGCGCACCTTGCTGCTTGGGCTCTCGACAGCCCTCCTTACCATCGCCCTGCCGGCCGCGCCTGTCGTGCTGGCGCAGACGCAGCCGCCTGCGAACCAGCCGACGCCGGCGCCGGAGGCCGCGCCGGCTCCGGAACCGGCTCCCCCGGCTGCGCCCGCGCCCGAGCCCGAGCCCGCCCAGGCGGCCACGCCGGCCGGTCCCTCGGTCGAGGACCTGCAGGCGCGGATCGCCGAGCTCGAAGGCCAGGTGAAGCAACTCAACAGCGCGCTGGCCGGCAGCGCCGACGAGGCGCGCAGCCAGGCCCGGACCGCCGAGGACCGGATCGCCGAGCTCGAGCGTCAGGCGCAGGGCATGCGGGCCGAGGCCACCCAGTTCGAGCAGCGCCAGGCGGAGCTGGAAGCGCAGCTTTCGGGCCAGGAAAGCAGCCTGACCGAGGCCCGCGCCACCGCCGAGCGGCAGGAGGGTGAGCTCCGCCAGACGCAGGAGGAGCTGACAAGCGCCCGCGCCGAGGTCGAGCAGGCCGCGGCCGACGTCGCCCGCCTGCAAGAGACGGTGCGCACGACGGAGAGCGATCGCGACGCCGCGCGCGGCGAGCTGGAGCAGGCGCGCACCGAAATCGAGCAGAGCCGGGCCGAGACCGCGCGCCTGAACGCAAGCCTGCAGACCGTTCAGGACGAGCGTGACCGGCTGAACGCGCAGTCGGAGGCGACCGGCAACGAGCTGCAGCAGGCGCTGGCCGCCATCGACACCGCCAAGGCCGATGCCGCGCAACACGCGACGACGCTGGCGAGCCTGGAGGGCGAGAAGGAGAAGACTTCGGCCGATCTGTCGAGCGCGCAGTCGGAGCTGGAGCGCGCCAGGCAGCAACTCGCCAGCCTCGAGAGCGAGCGCGACACGCTCGCGGCCAGCCGAGACACGCTGGCCGGGCAGCGCGACCTGATCGCGGCGCTGGACCAGGCCGGGATCACTACGATCCGGACCCAGGATCAGCTGCGGCTGATCGTGCCGGGCGCCTTCCTGTTCACCAGCGATTCGGCCGATCTCGAGCCCGCGGCGGAGTCCGCCCTGCAGAGCGTCGCGCAGTTCGTGAGCACCCTGCCCGACCGCACGCTGCGCGTGATCGGCCACAGCGATGCCCTGGGCGATCCGGCCTACAACGTCGATCTGTCCGAGCGTCGCGCCGCGACCGTCCGGAGCTTCCTGGCCGGCGCCGCGCAGATCGACCCCGAGCAGGTCGAGGTCGAGGGCCGGGGATCGGCCGAGCCGATCGCCAACAACCGGACCCGGGACGGCCGCGCCGCCAACCGCCGGGTCGAGATCATCGCGACTCGTTGA
- a CDS encoding HAD-IB family hydrolase, translated as MPVDPETTSSPSSRPALAAFDFDGTLTWCDTLLPFLRHAVGARRFWQGFGRLVPVLAAYRLGLMHNERAKVRVLAHYLVGWSEERLAVAARSFVAGPLEEMINGRAIEKLRWHQAAGHEVVIVSASPEFYIRPWAERLGVAAVLGTRLEMEHGRFTGRLSGANCYGPEKLRRLTRHFERLEDTDLFAYGDSRGDHDLLAAAQQRFYRTFTSGPRPLSTRLAFVRGLIG; from the coding sequence ATGCCCGTCGACCCCGAAACGACTTCCTCGCCGTCAAGCCGGCCGGCGCTCGCCGCGTTCGACTTCGACGGCACGCTTACCTGGTGCGACACGCTGCTACCCTTCCTCCGTCACGCTGTCGGCGCCCGCCGCTTCTGGCAGGGCTTCGGCCGCCTGGTTCCCGTCCTTGCCGCCTATCGGCTCGGCCTCATGCACAACGAGCGCGCGAAGGTCCGCGTGCTCGCCCACTATCTCGTCGGCTGGTCGGAGGAGCGTCTCGCCGTCGCAGCCCGGTCGTTTGTAGCGGGTCCTCTTGAAGAAATGATTAACGGCCGCGCCATCGAGAAACTTCGCTGGCATCAGGCGGCCGGCCACGAGGTGGTCATCGTCAGCGCCTCGCCGGAATTCTACATCCGCCCCTGGGCCGAACGGCTCGGCGTCGCGGCCGTGCTCGGCACCCGCCTTGAGATGGAGCACGGCCGCTTCACCGGCCGGCTCTCCGGCGCCAACTGCTACGGCCCGGAGAAGCTACGCCGCCTGACCCGGCATTTCGAGCGCCTCGAGGACACAGACCTATTCGCGTATGGCGACAGCCGGGGAGACCATGACCTCCTTGCTGCGGCGCAGCAACGTTTTTATCGGACCTTCACGTCCGGTCCCCGACCGCTCTCCACCCGCCTGGCATTCGTGCGCGGCCTGATCGGATAG
- the pqqE gene encoding pyrroloquinoline quinone biosynthesis protein PqqE: MTDDLAPPLALLAELTHRCPLQCPYCSNPIDLVRVNRELDTATWRRVFDEAAELGVLQIHLSGGEPSLRPDLAELVKHAVDVGLYTNLITSGVLLTQEKLNALVDAGLDHVQLSIQDATPGNANRIGGYKEGHAKKMAFAAMVTDAGLPLTINAVMHRQNLDRLADIVDLAVALGAKRLEVAHTQYYGWALHNRAALMPTREQLEAANAIVAEASARLKGTLAIDYVVPDYYARYPKPCMGGWGKIGLAVTPEGKVLPCHAAETIKTLTFDRVTERSLTDIWRNSDAFNAYRGTGWMPEPCRSCARKEIDWGGCRCQAFALLGDAGQTDPACSLSPMHHELEVMADDAGLKADPDFVYRRPGNVARTRQTEPVG; this comes from the coding sequence ATGACCGACGATCTCGCCCCGCCTCTCGCTCTTCTTGCCGAGCTGACGCACCGCTGCCCCCTGCAGTGCCCCTACTGCTCGAACCCGATCGACCTGGTCCGGGTCAATCGCGAGCTCGACACCGCGACGTGGCGCCGGGTGTTCGACGAGGCGGCGGAGCTGGGCGTGCTCCAGATCCACCTGTCGGGAGGCGAACCCTCCCTGCGGCCGGACCTGGCGGAGCTCGTCAAGCACGCGGTCGATGTCGGCCTCTACACCAACCTCATCACCTCGGGCGTGCTGCTCACGCAGGAGAAGCTGAACGCGCTGGTGGACGCGGGGCTCGATCACGTCCAGCTCAGCATCCAGGACGCGACTCCCGGCAACGCCAACCGGATCGGCGGCTACAAGGAAGGCCACGCCAAGAAGATGGCGTTCGCCGCGATGGTGACGGACGCCGGCCTGCCGCTCACGATCAACGCGGTCATGCACCGGCAGAATCTCGATCGGCTGGCGGACATCGTGGACCTCGCGGTCGCGCTCGGCGCCAAGCGCCTGGAGGTGGCGCACACCCAGTATTACGGCTGGGCTTTGCACAACCGGGCCGCCCTGATGCCGACCCGCGAGCAGCTCGAAGCCGCGAACGCGATCGTCGCCGAAGCCAGCGCACGCCTGAAAGGCACGCTCGCGATCGACTACGTGGTGCCCGACTATTACGCGCGCTACCCCAAGCCATGCATGGGTGGATGGGGCAAGATCGGGCTGGCCGTCACGCCCGAGGGCAAGGTGTTGCCGTGCCATGCCGCCGAGACGATCAAGACGCTGACCTTCGACCGGGTGACGGAACGCTCGCTAACCGACATCTGGCGCAACTCCGACGCGTTCAACGCCTATCGCGGCACAGGCTGGATGCCGGAGCCGTGCCGGAGCTGCGCGCGCAAGGAGATCGACTGGGGCGGCTGCCGCTGCCAGGCCTTCGCCCTGCTGGGCGACGCCGGCCAGACCGATCCGGCTTGCTCCCTGTCGCCGATGCACCATGAGCTCGAGGTGATGGCCGACGATGCCGGGCTCAAGGCCGATCCGGACTTCGTGTACCGGCGGCCGGGCAACGTGGCGCGCACGCGCCAGACGGAACCGGTCGGCTAG
- the pqqD gene encoding pyrroloquinoline quinone biosynthesis peptide chaperone PqqD: protein MAGPVADQAIPRLPRGTRFRFDETRGAWVLLGPERLLVPDETAAEILKRCDGERSVGTIITELAAEFDAPEAEIGADVRAFIAGLREQGLIEA, encoded by the coding sequence GTGGCCGGCCCGGTCGCGGATCAGGCGATCCCCCGCCTGCCGAGGGGCACGCGCTTCCGATTCGACGAGACGCGCGGCGCCTGGGTTCTGCTCGGGCCGGAGCGGCTTCTGGTGCCGGACGAGACCGCGGCCGAAATCCTGAAGCGGTGCGACGGCGAGCGGAGTGTCGGGACCATCATCACGGAGCTCGCCGCGGAGTTCGACGCGCCGGAGGCGGAAATCGGCGCCGACGTGCGCGCCTTCATCGCCGGGCTCCGCGAACAGGGACTGATCGAAGCATGA
- the pqqC gene encoding pyrroloquinoline-quinone synthase PqqC: protein MTPLSPDQLEAELRQIGAERYHALHPFHRLLHDGRLTKPQVQAWALNRYCYQAYIPIKDAAIVARMMDPELRREWRRRIVDHDGDAPGDGGIARWLALTDGLGLDTAMVSSMRAALPATRFAVEAYVHFVRERTLLEAIASSLTELFAPAIIKDRVTGMLASYDFITEETLAYFGKRLTQAPRDSDFALAYVKEHAVRPDQQEAVLAALRFKCDVLWAQLDALHFAYVEPGLIPPGAFRPEEA, encoded by the coding sequence ATGACCCCGCTCAGCCCGGATCAGCTCGAGGCGGAGCTGCGGCAGATCGGTGCCGAGCGCTATCACGCGCTGCACCCGTTCCACCGGCTCCTGCACGACGGCCGCCTCACCAAGCCGCAGGTCCAGGCATGGGCGCTGAACCGCTACTGCTACCAGGCCTACATCCCGATCAAGGACGCCGCGATCGTGGCGCGGATGATGGACCCGGAGCTTCGACGCGAGTGGCGCCGGCGGATCGTCGACCATGACGGCGATGCGCCGGGCGACGGCGGGATCGCCCGCTGGCTCGCCTTGACCGACGGGCTGGGGCTGGACACGGCGATGGTCAGCTCGATGCGCGCCGCCCTGCCGGCGACGCGTTTCGCGGTCGAAGCCTATGTGCATTTCGTCCGCGAGCGGACGTTGCTGGAGGCGATCGCCTCCTCGCTGACCGAGCTGTTCGCCCCGGCGATCATCAAGGACCGGGTCACCGGCATGCTGGCGTCGTACGACTTCATCACCGAGGAGACGCTGGCCTATTTCGGCAAGCGGCTGACCCAGGCGCCCCGGGATTCCGACTTCGCCCTCGCCTATGTCAAGGAGCATGCCGTCCGGCCCGACCAGCAGGAGGCCGTGCTGGCCGCGCTCCGCTTCAAGTGCGACGTGCTCTGGGCGCAGCTGGATGCGCTCCATTTCGCCTATGTCGAGCCCGGCCTGATCCCGCCCGGCGCGTTCCGGCCGGAGGAGGCGTAA
- a CDS encoding MBL fold metallo-hydrolase yields MATVSLRIRSLLPWLVALGLSMALPSLARADCLPVAGTDPQVIPAAWPEPGRLRISFLGHATFLIETPGGASAVTDYNGTIQPPYAPDIATMNNAHRTHYTDRPDPAIREVLRGWSEGAEPTVHDVQVEDLRVRNVPTNIRDAGGTRTSGNSIFVFEAAGLCVAHLGHLHHTLTEMHLAELGMIDVVLAPVDGSYTIGLDGLLEVIRQINPAVVVPMHYFGTATLGRFLEAAAASGWQVDTRSDPTIELSRVSLPYRVVLVLPGY; encoded by the coding sequence ATGGCCACGGTGTCGCTCCGGATCCGCTCGCTCCTGCCCTGGCTGGTGGCGCTCGGCCTGTCCATGGCGCTGCCTTCGCTCGCGCGCGCCGACTGCCTTCCGGTGGCGGGTACGGATCCGCAGGTCATCCCGGCGGCATGGCCGGAGCCGGGCCGGCTGCGGATCAGCTTTCTCGGCCACGCGACCTTCCTGATCGAGACGCCCGGCGGGGCGAGCGCCGTGACCGACTACAACGGCACGATCCAGCCGCCCTACGCGCCCGACATCGCCACCATGAACAACGCGCACCGGACGCACTACACCGATCGCCCCGACCCGGCGATCCGCGAGGTGCTGCGCGGCTGGAGCGAGGGTGCGGAGCCGACCGTCCACGACGTCCAGGTCGAGGACCTGCGCGTGCGCAACGTGCCGACCAACATCCGCGATGCCGGCGGCACGCGGACGAGCGGCAACTCCATCTTCGTGTTCGAGGCGGCCGGCCTGTGCGTCGCCCATCTCGGCCATCTGCACCACACGCTGACCGAGATGCATCTGGCGGAACTGGGCATGATCGACGTCGTCCTGGCGCCGGTCGACGGCAGCTACACGATCGGGCTGGACGGCCTGCTCGAGGTCATCCGTCAGATCAACCCGGCCGTGGTCGTGCCCATGCACTATTTCGGCACGGCCACGCTCGGCCGCTTTCTCGAGGCCGCCGCGGCCAGCGGCTGGCAGGTCGACACGCGCTCGGATCCCACCATCGAGCTCAGCCGGGTCAGCCTGCCTTACCGAGTCGTCCTCGTCCTGCCGGGGTACTGA
- the pqqB gene encoding pyrroloquinoline quinone biosynthesis protein PqqB has protein sequence MLRAIVLGSAAGGGYPQWNCRCATCRLAYSGDPRVRPGTQCSLAVTADGERWLVLNASPDIRQQILATPALHPREGLRDSPIGAVLLTNGDVDAIAGLLTLRESQPFALFGGNAVMDSLAAQPVFQVLNDAYVARSVVEAGTPFAALPGLTVATYSVPGKIPLWLEGDEAELDLMNEGGQTIGVEVRGDDGHVIQFVPGCAAVTPRLAERLAGADIVFFDGTLWSDHELVTAGVGHKTGRRMGHISMSGPDGSMAALAHVPVRRKVYVHINNTNPALVSGSPERKAVEDAGWDVGFDGMEVVLT, from the coding sequence ATGTTGCGAGCGATCGTGCTCGGCTCGGCCGCCGGCGGCGGCTACCCCCAATGGAACTGCCGCTGCGCGACCTGCCGGCTCGCCTATAGCGGCGACCCTCGCGTGCGGCCCGGGACGCAATGTTCGCTGGCCGTTACGGCCGACGGCGAGCGTTGGCTCGTTCTGAACGCCTCACCCGACATTCGACAGCAGATACTGGCGACGCCTGCCCTGCATCCGAGGGAGGGGTTGCGCGACAGCCCGATCGGCGCGGTTCTGCTGACCAATGGCGATGTCGACGCGATCGCGGGCCTACTGACGCTGCGCGAGAGCCAACCCTTCGCACTGTTCGGTGGCAACGCCGTCATGGACAGCTTGGCCGCTCAGCCGGTCTTCCAGGTCCTGAACGACGCGTATGTCGCTCGTTCGGTCGTCGAGGCGGGTACACCGTTCGCGGCGCTGCCCGGTCTCACCGTCGCCACCTACAGCGTGCCGGGCAAGATCCCCTTGTGGCTCGAAGGCGACGAGGCCGAGCTCGACCTGATGAACGAGGGCGGCCAGACGATCGGCGTCGAGGTGCGAGGCGACGACGGCCACGTCATCCAGTTCGTGCCGGGCTGCGCCGCGGTCACGCCCCGGCTGGCCGAGCGCCTTGCCGGAGCCGACATCGTCTTCTTCGACGGGACCTTGTGGTCCGACCACGAGCTGGTCACGGCGGGCGTCGGCCACAAGACCGGCCGGCGGATGGGGCATATCAGCATGTCCGGACCTGACGGCTCGATGGCCGCCCTTGCGCATGTGCCGGTCAGGCGCAAAGTGTATGTGCATATCAACAATACCAATCCCGCCCTCGTAAGCGGATCGCCCGAGCGCAAGGCTGTCGAGGACGCGGGATGGGACGTCGGCTTCGACGGGATGGAGGTCGTCCTGACATGA
- a CDS encoding decaprenyl-phosphate phosphoribosyltransferase: MRQPAALALLRPHQWIKNLFVAAPLFFTPSELTAESVVRVLLGMVCFCVLASAVYILNDYADREADRRHPEKCMRPLAAGTVSVSTAFALMAVLFVGGTTVAFLLSPTFALLALVYFGLNLGYSFGLKHFAIVDVMIIAFGFILRVEGGARLIEVAPSAWIVIATGLLALFLAIAKRRDDLVRSLGQDHRRSLDGYNKPFLDTALAVILGALLVAYMVYTTDVAVMERLGTPKLFYTAPFVVAGILRYLQITLVEERSGSPTKIVLTDRFLIVTVLGWALVFGALIYG; encoded by the coding sequence ATGCGCCAGCCGGCTGCCCTTGCGTTGCTTCGGCCGCATCAGTGGATCAAGAACCTGTTCGTGGCGGCGCCGCTGTTCTTCACGCCGTCCGAGCTGACGGCCGAGAGCGTCGTCCGCGTGCTGCTCGGCATGGTCTGCTTCTGCGTCCTGGCGAGCGCCGTCTACATCCTCAACGACTATGCCGACCGCGAGGCCGACCGGAGGCATCCGGAGAAATGCATGCGCCCGCTCGCGGCCGGCACCGTGTCGGTCTCGACGGCCTTCGCCCTGATGGCGGTCTTGTTTGTCGGCGGCACGACGGTCGCGTTCCTCCTGTCGCCGACCTTCGCGCTCCTGGCGCTCGTCTATTTCGGCCTCAATCTGGGCTACTCGTTCGGCCTGAAGCATTTCGCGATCGTCGACGTCATGATCATCGCGTTCGGCTTCATCCTGCGGGTCGAGGGCGGCGCGCGCCTGATCGAGGTGGCGCCAAGCGCGTGGATCGTGATCGCGACCGGCCTGCTCGCCCTGTTCCTGGCGATCGCCAAGCGGCGCGACGATCTCGTCCGCAGCCTGGGCCAGGATCACCGCCGGAGCCTGGACGGCTACAACAAGCCGTTCCTCGACACGGCACTCGCCGTCATCCTGGGCGCCCTGCTGGTCGCCTACATGGTCTACACCACGGACGTGGCGGTCATGGAGCGGCTGGGCACGCCGAAACTGTTCTACACGGCGCCCTTCGTCGTCGCCGGCATCCTGCGCTACCTGCAGATCACCCTGGTCGAGGAGCGATCGGGGTCGCCGACCAAGATCGTGCTGACCGACCGCTTCCTGATCGTCACCGTGCTCGGCTGGGCGCTCGTGTTCGGAGCGCTGATCTATGGCTGA